In the Desulfosporosinus acidiphilus SJ4 genome, CAAATCGCTAGTAGTAGGGAGGATACAACGTGTTGCGCGTCGGCCAAGTCATGACACGACTTTCTGTAAGTTTATACAGCTATCATACCATCGGGGATGCTCTGATCTTAATGCAGGAAAAACAGGTATCAGGTTTGCCCTTGCTTAATGAACAGGGTCATCTGCTGGGTATGGTTACAAAAGAAATGATCTTTGAAAAGAGTTTGGCATCCTTTAATCCAGTGCATAAGGCCGCCGACTACCTTACCACACGTTTCCTGCCGTTAAAGGAAGAAGCTCTCTTGGAAGAAGTATGGGATTTGCCTTTTGATATTTACCCTGTATTAAATAACTTAGACGAAATTACCGGTGTCGTCACCAAGTATTCTTTGGGACGCGCCTATTTTCAACAGATTGAATTGCGCCGGCAGGAGCTTGAAGCAGTTTTTGACTCAGCTCATAACGGAATCATTGCTATCAATAAACAGGGTATCATAACGTCTTTGAATCCTGCAGCCGAAAGACCGGCTCGAGCTACAAAAGAAGAAGCCGTTGGGAGATATTTAACGGATGTGATAATTCCTTCGGGTCTCCTGGACGTTGTCCGCTCCGGGATACCGGATTTCGGGACGAAGTTCCAGGTGGGCCGGCGCCAATATATTTCAAATCGTACTCCTATTGTTAGAGACGGGGAAGTTGTTGGTGCGGTAGGAGTTTTTCAAGATGTTTCGGAGATAGAAAAAGTACTGCAGGAACTAAGAACCGTGAAACAATTAAATGAAGAACTTAGGACAACCATAGCCAGTTCGTACGATGGCATTATTATCTGTGACCGGCAAAGTGAAATTTTGCGCTGCAACCCCGCAGTAGGCCGAATATTAGAAGTTTCTTGGGAAGATCTAGTTGGGAAGGCTTTTAAGGAACTCGTGGACAACGGCGTTTTTCGCAAGAATATTATTCATTTGGTTAAGAAACAGGGTGGGTTAGTCAGTATCTTGGAAAGATCTGCTGCCGAGCATTCCCTGGTTATCACGGGTAATCCGGTATTTGATGACGAGGGAGAAATCGTTAAAGTTGTTATCAACATCCGTGATATGAGCGAATTGGTTTATTTACGAGAAGCTTTAGAGGAGAGTAAGCAGCTTTCAGAAAAGTATCAGGCTGAGATTGCTCAAATGAAAAATCACGAGGAAACAAGTTCAAATGTAAGGGCCTGCTCAGTCATTATGAAAAATGTTCTTGATCTGGCAGCGAGAGTCAGTAAAGTGGATACTCCTGTTGTTTTGGTAGGTGAACCGGGAGCAGGCAAAGAAGAAATCGCCAAGATGATTCATTTTCAGAGCAAACGCAAGCAAGGCCCCTTTTATAAGTTAAACTGCGGTTCGCTTCCCTACCAGTTGTTAGAGACAGAAATGTTTGGTCAAGGAATTGCGTTGGGCAGCGGGATCAAAGGGAAAATTGGATTATTGGAGTTAGCCAACCATGGAAGTTTATACCTTGAAGATATAGAAAAAATACCTTTAAACCTGCAAGGAAGACTGTTAAGGGTTCTCCAGGATAAAGTGCTTCAGACTTCTGATGGGAATGAAGCAGTGGCTGATCTTCGAATTGTAGCCGGCACCCATCGCCCCTTAATCGAGCTAGTGGAAAAAGGGCTGTTTCGTGAAGATCTCTATTTTAGCCTCAATGTTGTCCCAATCAACGTTCCGCCCTTAAGAGAACGAAAGGAAGACCTTATTCCTTTGATTACGTATTACTTAGAACGAAACAAGAAACGTCATGATCTGGAAAAGGCCATTGCCCCGGAGGGAATTCAGCAGCTTTTGAATTACTCTTGGCCGGGAAACGTTCGGGAAATGGCGAATGTTCTGGAAAGATTGGTAGTTACCGCTCAGGGAAAAACGATTTCCGGGAAAGAGGTTAAGACGGTACTTTATGAAAAAGAGAAAAACCTTCGGGCAG is a window encoding:
- a CDS encoding sigma-54-dependent Fis family transcriptional regulator: MLRVGQVMTRLSVSLYSYHTIGDALILMQEKQVSGLPLLNEQGHLLGMVTKEMIFEKSLASFNPVHKAADYLTTRFLPLKEEALLEEVWDLPFDIYPVLNNLDEITGVVTKYSLGRAYFQQIELRRQELEAVFDSAHNGIIAINKQGIITSLNPAAERPARATKEEAVGRYLTDVIIPSGLLDVVRSGIPDFGTKFQVGRRQYISNRTPIVRDGEVVGAVGVFQDVSEIEKVLQELRTVKQLNEELRTTIASSYDGIIICDRQSEILRCNPAVGRILEVSWEDLVGKAFKELVDNGVFRKNIIHLVKKQGGLVSILERSAAEHSLVITGNPVFDDEGEIVKVVINIRDMSELVYLREALEESKQLSEKYQAEIAQMKNHEETSSNVRACSVIMKNVLDLAARVSKVDTPVVLVGEPGAGKEEIAKMIHFQSKRKQGPFYKLNCGSLPYQLLETEMFGQGIALGSGIKGKIGLLELANHGSLYLEDIEKIPLNLQGRLLRVLQDKVLQTSDGNEAVADLRIVAGTHRPLIELVEKGLFREDLYFSLNVVPINVPPLRERKEDLIPLITYYLERNKKRHDLEKAIAPEGIQQLLNYSWPGNVREMANVLERLVVTAQGKTISGKEVKTVLYEKEKNLRAVTVSDVVPLKEAIDDLEQQLVTLAMELHGTTVKAAEALGVNQSTVVRKLQKIKDPKGSHDAKIVQKK